AATGGTGGTCATCAACACGCAAGTCATCCTCTGTTCTGCTGACGAAGGAGAAATTCTGACTCTTGTAGACATCGTCTCTCCACCATAAGAAATGCGGATCGGATTGTCGTTCTCAGACTTTCAGAAGAAGGTCATGGTGAAGTTGCTGAAGAAGGTACTCATGATGAACTGCTGAAACATGAAGGCGTCTACTTCAGAATGTGGAACAAGTCCCCCTAATTGATGACTCGATGCCAATTCTACAGACAGAAAGAGCAGGAAATATTCTTGATCAACAAAGGTCATATGGAGGGAGTACATTCAAGAAACTCTAGGGATCTGCTTATGCTGAACGTGTATACCCTCTATGTCGTTGTGATTATACTTGCAAATCATTCCTAGTCTTTCCAGTGAATCGCAAAATAGGTTTGAACTCACGATAGAATCTCAAACTCGACACGGTAGATCGTATGTGTAGATTCAAAACAGGAAAAGATTCATTGGGCCGGCTGGTAGAGGCCTAAAGGTTGACCCTGAGGAAGATCGAGGCATGAATGTAAGACGTCACGGTAGCGCACCAGATTAGCAAGGTCAACCTATGACTGGATATGTTTCTGTAAATTGCAAGGATgtcatgatcttctcaatCCTATGGCAGAAAATGTTGGATAGTAGGGCATGCTCCGCACCAGCTTGTATAATATGTAGATAAATAGAGAGGATCGCTGCCATCTTTTCCATGGCGTCTTTTCACCATACATCATCGAACATCATGAATGAAGAAACACCTCTTTTGGCTGGTCCCGTTCGCGACACGGTCAATTTCCATTATTCCTTACCGTTCTGCGTTAAGTTCTTGGCTTGTATCATGCTAGGAATACTCCCCTTACTTGATTCTGTGATTTTCAAATCGCTTGATGCTATTTGTGGCAATCATTTCCACAAGTTATTTTCCATCTGGCGATTCCTTCTCCCCTTCATTTGCGACCATCTCCAGGCCGGATGTTGGCGTCATCTACAGCCAACACTGGAAAACGTGTCATATTTTTGTTTGATTCAGGGACAGGCCTTGACATCGCAAGCTGCCGCAAAGTCGCTCTCTCTAGACACCGTCTTGAAGGGCATTGTGTTAAAGGCATTGCCTACAGCAGTGGCAATCGGTGAAGCTTTGAATATCCTGTTACCTTGGTGGCTCGCACTTTTCATTGTGATAGCTGTCCTTTGTTTCATGGGATCCACTTCCTATTTTGTTTTTATTCCTCTGGCAAAGAAGATGCAGGAAGTAAAAGCGAAACGAGATAAGGCGAGGTAAGCTGCCCCTGCTATAGTCCAACTGAGAAATCTAATCAGTaagcagaagagaagagcTAGACGACAGCGTTGAACAAACTCAGTACGTTGCATGCCTGAAGCTCGGTGCATACGTCCGTAACTTCGAGCTGATAATTCTTGGCCTTGGGCTCATCGCCTTTATTTCGTCTGTGGAGCTTGAGGGGAATGAGCGTCAGTATTATCGACTTGTTGCAA
The Fusarium oxysporum f. sp. lycopersici 4287 chromosome 15, whole genome shotgun sequence DNA segment above includes these coding regions:
- a CDS encoding hypothetical protein (At least one base has a quality score < 10); protein product: MNEETPLLAGPVRDTVNFHYSLPFCVKFLACIMLGILPLLDSVIFKSLDAICGNHFHKLFSIWRFLLPFICDHLQAGCWRHLQPTLENVSYFCLIQGQALTSQAAAKSLSLDTVLKGIVLKALPTAVAIGEALNILLPWWLALFIVIAVLCFMGSTSYFVFIPLAKKMQEVKAKRDKARREELDDSVEQTQYVACLKLGAYVRNFELIILGLGLIAFISSVELEGNERQYYRLVAKLFSMDEAFNKMAQSFANASAIISLAQTWKSLARNIYRACEETWKVSPMALDKVQDFQPLMEISANFLSVLKADRRSRRAGRSESQLLAKFNSQ